The following proteins are co-located in the Tachysurus vachellii isolate PV-2020 chromosome 17, HZAU_Pvac_v1, whole genome shotgun sequence genome:
- the nat10 gene encoding RNA cytidine acetyltransferase, protein MATYRKKVDNRIRVQIENGVALKHRTMFVVVGDQGRDQVLILHHMLSKAAVRARPSVLWCYKHELGFSSNRKKRMRQLQKKIKTGTLNLKQDDPFELFVAATNIRYCYYNETHKILGNTYGMCVLQDFEAITPNLLARTVETVEGGGIVVILLRSMNSLKQLYTMAMDVHSRYRTEAHQDVVGRFNERFILSLSSCKTCIVTDDQLNVLPISKHNANIKPVPPKTQDEALPPHEQELKDLKESLHDTPSVGTLVECCKTMDQAKAVLKFIEAISEKTLRSTVALTAARGRGKSAALGLAIAGAVSFGYSNIFVTSPSPDNLHTLFEFIFKGLDVLHYQEHLDYEIVQSLNPEFNKAVVRVNIFKEHRQTIQYIHPADAVKLGQAELVVIDEAAAIPLPLVKNLLGPYLVFMSSTINGYEGTGRSLSLKLIQQLRQQSVESQQSLSAENQATSTARMASARTLHEVSLQESIRYAQGDPVEKWLNELLCLDCMSVPRIISGCPLPETCELYYVNRDTLFCYHKASEAFLQRLMALYVASHYKNSPNDLQMLSDAPAHHLFCLLPPVPHTHNSLPEVLAVVQVCLEGEISQQSILNSLSRGKKASGDLIPWTVSEQFQDSTFGSLSGGRVVRIAVNPDYQGMGYGTRTVQLLQQYYQGQFALLDDKQPTPVAFNSVSSESMSLLEEVVSPRKDLPPLLLKLNERPAERLDYLGVSYGLTAQLLKFWKKAGFVPVYLRQTQNDLTGEHSCVMLKELNTEDSAEQNLWLPAFWKDFRRRFLSLLSYQFSSFSPTLALNILQNKNIKEDNPTKLTVSELTAKFTAYDLSRLEMYSRNMVDYHLIMDMVPAIAQMFFLKQLGDISLSAAQSALLLGIGLQHKSIDNLEKEIKLPSSQLMGLFNRLMRKVVQLFNATQEKAVEAEMAPVKDVNMEPTSEALHKELDEAAKAFEEKHKEDMKKIKDMDLTQYMIRGDDEEWTQVLKKAGQTAIVSIKSDKKRKMEGPTKKEWEGKKMKKSNKIKGKFSKK, encoded by the coding sequence ATGGCGACATACCGGAAGAAGGTTGACAATCGGATTCGTGTTCAGATCGAGAACGGAGTCGCGCTGAAGCATCGTACGATGTTTGTGGTGGTTGGTGATCAAGGCAGAGACCAGGTTCTGATCCTCCATCACATGCTCTCCAAGGCCGCAGTGCGCGCACGACCGTCGGTCCTGTGGTGCTACAAGCACGAGCTTGGCTTCAGCAGTAACCGGAAGAAAAGAATGAGGCAGCTGCAGAAAAAGATCAAAACTGGAACTCTGAACCTTAAACAGGACGATCCGTTTGAGCTTTTCGTCGCAGCCACTAATATCCGTTACTGCTACTACAACGAAACCCATAAAATCCTGGGCAACACCTATGGCATGTGTGTTCTTCAAGATTTCGAGGCTATAACTCCAAACCTTCTGGCTCGAACCGTTGAAACGGTAGAAGGTGGTGGTATCGTGGTCATATTGCTGAGGAGCATGAACTCACTCAAGCAGCTTTACACGATGGCGATGGACGTGCATTCACGCTACAGGACGGAGGCACATCAGGATGTTGTGGGAAGGTTCAATGAACGATTCATACTGTCTCTGTCCTCCTGTAAGACCTGTATAGTAACCGATGATCAACTCAATGTTCTGCCGATCTCCAAACATAACGCAAACATCAAACCCGTGCCGCCTAAAACGCAAGACGAAGCTCTGCCGCCTCACGAGCAGGAACTCAAGGACTTAAAAGAATCGCTGCATGACACACCGTCAGTGGGAACTTTAGTAGAATGCTGTAAAACCATGGATCAGGCCAAAGCTGTGTTGAAGTTCATTGAAGCGATTTCGGAAAAGACTCTACGGAGCACAGTAGCGCTCACCGCTGCCAGAGGACGTGGCAAGTCTGCAGCACTTGGATTAGCTATTGCTGGGGCTGTTTCGTTTGGCTATTCCAACATATTTGTTACGTCACCCAGCCCGGACAATTTGCACACATTGTTTGAGTTCATATTCAAAGGCTTGGATGTGCTTCACTACCAGGAACATCTGGATTATGAAATAGTCCAGTCTTTGAACCCGGAGTTTAATAAAGCCGTGGTCAGAGTTAACATCTTCAAGGAACATCGCCAGACCATTCAGTACATCCACCCTGCCGACGCTGTCAAGTTAGGTCAGGCAGAGTTGGTGGTCATTGATGAGGCTGCTGCTATCCCTTTGCCGCTGGTGAAAAACCTGCTTGGGCCTTATCTTGTGTTCATGTCTTCTACGATCAACGGGTACGAGGGTACGGGACGCTCTCTTTCCCTCAAGCTGATTCAGCAGCTGCGGCAGCAAAGCGTAGAAAGCCAGCAGAGTCTCTCAGCTGAAAACCAAGCCACGAGTACGGCCAGAATGGCTTCTGCACGCACGCTCCATGAGGTTTCTCTCCAAGAGTCTATTCGATATGCACAGGGAGATCCTGTTGAGAAATGGTTGAATGAACTCCTGTGTCTGGACTGCATGAGTGTGCCACGCATCATTTCAGGCTGTCCACTGCCTGAAACTTGCGAGCTGTATTATGTGAACCGTGACACTCTGTTCTGTTACCACAAAGCATCCGAAGCCTTCCTCCAGCGTCTCATGGCACTCTACGTAGCGTCTCACTACAAGAACTCTCCCAATGACTTGCAGATGCTCTCGGATGCTCCAGCTCATCATCTTTTCTGTTTGCTGCCCCCtgttccccacacacacaattctctgCCTGAGGTCCTTGCAGTTGTGCAGGTGTGTTTGGAGGGGGAGATTTCCCAGCAATCCATCCTCAACAGCTTGTCAAGAGGGAAGAAGGCTTCCGGAGACCTCATCCCTTGGACTGTATCGGAACAATTTCAAGATTCTACGTTCGGGAGCCTCTCGGGTGGAAGGGTGGTGCGAATCGCTGTGAACCCTGACTACCAGGGGATGGGTTATGGTACCCGAACGGTGCAGCTCCTGCAGCAGTACTACCAGGGACAGTTTGCTCTCTTGGATGACAAGCAGCCAACCCCAGTTGCGTTCAACTCTGTCAGCAGTGAGTCCATGAGCCTCTTAGAAGAGGTTGTGTCGCCTCGAAAAGATCTGCCACCCCTCTTGTTGAAGCTGAATGAGAGGCCTGCTGAAAGACTGGATTACTTGGGTGTGTCTTATGGCCTCACAGCCCAGCTGCTGAAATTCTGGAAAAAGGCTGGATTTGTTCCAGTGTATTTAAGACAAACGCAAAATGACCTGACAGGGGAGCACTCCTGTGTAATGCTGAAGGAACTGAACACAGAGGATTCAGCAGAACAGAATCTGTGGCTGCCGGCATTCTGGAAAGATTTCCGCCGGCGATTCCTCTCACTGCTCTCCTACCAGTTTAGCAGTTTCAGCCCCACGTTAGCATTAAACATTCTgcagaacaaaaacatcaaGGAAGACAATCCAACTAAACTAACGGTTTCGGAACTAACCGCCAAGTTCACTGCATACGATCTGAGTCGTTTGGAAATGTATTCCCGAAACATGGTTGACTACCACCTGATTATGGACATGGTGCCTGCCATAGCACAGATGTTCTTCCTCAAACAACTGGGAGATATTTCGCTGTCTGCTGCACAGTCTGCTCTGCTCTTGGGAATTGGTTTGCAGCACAAATCTATAGATAATTTAGAGAAAGAGATTAAGCTGCCCAGCTCTCAGCTCATGGGCCTGTTCAACCGGCTCATGCGTAAAGTAGTCCAATTGTTCAACGCCACTCAGGAGAAGGCGGTCGAGGCAGAGATGGCCCCCGTTAAAGACGTCAACATGGAGCCAACATCCGAGGCGCTGCACAAAGAACTGGACGAGGCTGCCAAAGCGTTCGAGGAGAAACACAAGGAAGACATGAAGAAGATTAAGGATATGGATCTTACTCAATACATGATTCGAGGTGACGATGAAGAGTGGACTCAAGTGCTAAAGAAAGCTGGCCAAACTGCAATAGTAAGCATCAAGAGTGATAAGAAGCGCAAGATGGAAGGGCCAACCAAGAAGGAGTGGGAGGgcaagaagatgaagaaaagtaacaaaataaagggAAAATTTTCAAAGAAATAA